The following are encoded in a window of Providencia rettgeri genomic DNA:
- the cmoB gene encoding tRNA 5-methoxyuridine(34)/uridine 5-oxyacetic acid(34) synthase CmoB codes for MIDFGRFYQQIAVGPLSHWLETLPAQLAEWKKQGLHGGFSSWEKMLDNLPVMHPTHLDLVNSVTATRTPELTAGETRRLNNILEQLMPWRKGPFSLYGVNIDTEWRSDWKWDRVLPHISSLKDRYVLDVGCGSGYHMWRMLGQEAKFVVGIDPTELFLCQFEAVRKLLGDDQRAHLLPLGIEQLPALKAFDTVFSMGVLYHRRSPLDHLWQLKNQLVSEGELVLESLVIEGDEFQCLIPGDRYAQMRNVYFIPSAKMLKVWLEKCGFVDVRIVDHAVTSLDEQRRTQWMRTDSLAEFLDPNDQSKTIEGYPAPLRAILVARKP; via the coding sequence ATGATTGATTTTGGTCGTTTTTACCAACAAATTGCGGTTGGCCCATTAAGCCATTGGCTGGAAACGTTACCCGCACAATTAGCTGAGTGGAAAAAGCAAGGTTTACATGGCGGCTTTTCTTCATGGGAAAAAATGCTCGATAACTTGCCGGTAATGCACCCAACCCATTTAGATTTAGTAAATAGCGTAACAGCTACGCGTACCCCTGAGCTCACCGCTGGTGAAACACGCCGTTTAAATAATATTCTTGAGCAATTAATGCCATGGCGTAAAGGCCCTTTTTCCCTTTATGGCGTCAACATCGATACTGAATGGCGTTCAGATTGGAAATGGGATCGCGTTTTACCGCATATTTCCTCACTAAAAGATAGATATGTGTTAGATGTTGGGTGTGGTAGTGGTTACCATATGTGGCGCATGCTGGGACAAGAAGCCAAATTTGTGGTTGGTATTGATCCTACAGAACTTTTCTTATGTCAATTTGAGGCGGTGAGAAAACTATTGGGTGATGACCAACGCGCTCATTTATTACCCCTTGGTATTGAGCAACTCCCAGCGTTAAAAGCCTTTGATACCGTGTTTTCCATGGGCGTACTGTATCATCGTCGTTCTCCCCTTGACCATTTATGGCAATTGAAAAACCAATTAGTCAGTGAAGGTGAATTAGTACTCGAAAGTTTAGTGATTGAAGGTGATGAATTCCAATGCCTTATCCCCGGTGATCGCTATGCGCAAATGCGCAATGTCTATTTTATCCCTTCCGCCAAGATGCTGAAAGTGTGGTTAGAAAAATGCGGTTTTGTTGATGTACGTATTGTTGATCACGCAGTGACGTCATTAGACGAACAGCGCAGAACACAGTGGATGAGAACGGACTCACTGGCTGAATTTTTAGACCCGAACGATCAAAGTAAAACGATTGAGGGTTACCCCGCCCCCCTGCGTGCAATTTTAGTCGCACGTAAGCCTTAA
- the ruvC gene encoding crossover junction endodeoxyribonuclease RuvC — protein MAIILGIDPGSRVTGYGVIRQQGRQLLYLGSGCIRTQVDDLPSRLQRIYAGISEIITQYQPDVLSIEQVFMAKNPDSALKLGQARGVAIVAAANLNIPVFEYAARQVKQTVVGTGAAEKSQVQHMVKSILKLSANPQSDAADALAIAITHCHFNQNLLKVGDPRLVVTRGRLR, from the coding sequence ATGGCAATTATCTTAGGCATTGACCCCGGTTCTCGAGTCACCGGCTACGGCGTTATTCGCCAACAAGGCAGGCAATTACTGTATCTGGGCAGTGGCTGTATTCGTACACAAGTTGATGATTTACCAAGCCGCCTGCAACGAATTTATGCGGGGATCTCGGAAATTATCACCCAATACCAGCCGGATGTTCTTTCAATAGAACAAGTTTTTATGGCAAAAAACCCAGATTCAGCACTTAAGTTAGGTCAAGCGCGTGGTGTCGCAATAGTGGCTGCGGCAAACCTAAATATTCCCGTGTTTGAATATGCGGCTCGCCAAGTGAAACAAACGGTTGTTGGCACTGGTGCAGCTGAAAAAAGCCAAGTACAACATATGGTTAAGTCAATACTTAAATTGTCAGCCAATCCACAATCAGATGCTGCGGATGCGTTGGCAATAGCGATTACTCATTGTCATTTTAATCAAAACCTATTAAAAGTAGGTGATCCGCGATTGGTCGTAACCCGAGGACGCTTAAGGTAG
- the aspS gene encoding aspartate--tRNA ligase has protein sequence MRTNYCGQLNIAHEGQQVTLCGWVNRRRDLGGLIFIDMRDREGIVQVFFDPARKDIFEKASELRNEFCIQITGTVRARPDSQKNNDMATGEIEIFAEELNVFNKSEPLPLDSNQTNTEERRLKYRYLDLRRPEMSERLRTRAKITSFVRNFMDKEGFVDVETPMLTKATPEGARDYLVPSRVHKGKFYALPQSPQLFKQLLMMSGFDRYYQIVKCFRDEDLRADRQPEFTQIDVETSFMTAEQVREIMERMIRNLWLEVKNVDLGDFPIMTFAEAMRRYGSDKPDLRNPMELVDVADIVKDVEFAVFSGPANDPKGRVVALKVPGGAAMTRKQIDEYGQFVGIYGAKGLAWMKVNERAKGLDGIQSPVAKFLNEEVINQLLDRTGAADGDIILFGAGAKNIVTDSMGALRLKVGRDLNLTDLNSWQPLWVIDFPMFEDDGEGGLTAMHHPFTSPKDFSPEELASKPEDAVANAYDMVINGYEVGGGSVRIHRNEMQQTVFSILGINEEDQREKFGFLLDALKYGTPPHAGLAFGLDRLVMLLTGTDNIRDVIAFPKTTAAACLMTNAPSHANPDSLSELAIAVVAKDEE, from the coding sequence ATGCGTACTAATTATTGTGGGCAGTTAAACATCGCTCACGAAGGCCAACAGGTCACTCTTTGTGGATGGGTAAACCGCCGTCGCGACTTAGGTGGTTTGATTTTTATCGATATGCGTGACCGTGAAGGTATCGTTCAGGTTTTCTTCGATCCAGCGCGTAAAGACATATTTGAAAAAGCGTCAGAGCTGCGTAATGAGTTCTGTATCCAAATCACAGGGACAGTACGTGCGCGTCCAGATAGCCAAAAAAATAACGATATGGCGACTGGGGAAATTGAAATTTTCGCAGAAGAGCTTAACGTATTCAATAAATCAGAACCGTTGCCACTCGATAGCAACCAAACGAATACAGAAGAGCGCCGCTTAAAATACCGTTACTTAGATTTACGCCGCCCAGAGATGTCTGAGCGCTTACGTACTCGTGCGAAAATCACGAGCTTTGTCCGTAACTTTATGGACAAAGAAGGTTTCGTTGACGTTGAAACCCCTATGTTAACCAAAGCGACACCGGAAGGTGCTCGTGACTACTTAGTACCAAGCCGTGTTCATAAAGGTAAATTTTACGCGTTGCCACAATCTCCGCAGTTGTTCAAACAGTTGCTAATGATGTCTGGCTTTGATCGCTATTATCAAATCGTAAAATGCTTCCGCGATGAAGACCTACGAGCTGATCGTCAACCTGAATTTACCCAAATCGACGTTGAAACCTCATTTATGACCGCAGAACAAGTGCGCGAAATCATGGAACGCATGATCCGCAACTTATGGTTAGAAGTGAAAAATGTTGATTTAGGTGACTTCCCAATTATGACGTTTGCTGAAGCAATGCGTCGTTATGGTTCAGATAAACCCGATCTTCGTAATCCAATGGAACTGGTGGATGTGGCTGATATCGTTAAAGATGTTGAGTTTGCCGTATTCTCTGGTCCAGCGAACGATCCGAAAGGTCGTGTTGTGGCATTAAAAGTGCCCGGTGGCGCAGCAATGACCCGTAAACAAATTGATGAATATGGCCAATTTGTCGGTATTTATGGCGCGAAAGGGTTGGCTTGGATGAAAGTCAACGAGCGAGCGAAAGGCTTAGACGGTATTCAAAGCCCGGTGGCAAAATTCCTGAATGAAGAGGTGATTAATCAGCTGTTAGACCGTACTGGTGCAGCGGATGGCGATATCATCCTGTTTGGTGCAGGTGCGAAAAACATTGTAACTGACTCCATGGGCGCACTGCGTTTGAAAGTTGGCCGTGATTTAAACCTGACAGACCTAAATAGCTGGCAGCCGTTGTGGGTTATCGACTTCCCTATGTTTGAAGATGACGGGGAAGGTGGATTAACCGCAATGCATCACCCATTCACATCGCCGAAAGATTTCTCACCAGAAGAATTGGCTAGTAAACCGGAAGACGCGGTCGCCAATGCTTACGATATGGTTATCAACGGTTATGAAGTCGGTGGTGGATCAGTGCGTATTCACCGTAATGAAATGCAACAAACCGTGTTTAGTATTTTAGGTATTAATGAGGAAGACCAACGTGAAAAATTTGGCTTCTTATTAGATGCACTGAAATACGGTACACCGCCACACGCAGGTTTAGCATTTGGCCTTGACCGCTTAGTGATGTTATTAACTGGAACTGATAACATTCGTGATGTTATTGCTTTCCCGAAAACAACCGCTGCGGCTTGCTTGATGACCAATGCGCCAAGCCATGCAAACCCTGACTCACTCAGTGAGCTGGCGATTGCGGTTGTTGCGAAAGACGAAGAGTAA
- the nudB gene encoding dihydroneopterin triphosphate diphosphatase, whose amino-acid sequence MTAFKRPESVLVIIVAKTSGRVLMLRRKDDPDFWQSVTGSLESNEKPYETACREIKEETGFDAEQNGVQDLSHSIIFEIFPHFRHRYAPDVTHCKEHWFKMVLDEEKMPLLTEHTEFCWLSPIEAAKLTKSWSNSQAILEFAN is encoded by the coding sequence ATGACGGCATTTAAGCGCCCCGAATCGGTACTAGTCATTATCGTGGCTAAAACAAGTGGTCGGGTGCTAATGCTACGACGTAAAGATGATCCAGACTTTTGGCAGTCAGTAACCGGAAGTCTGGAATCTAACGAAAAACCGTATGAAACTGCGTGTCGTGAAATCAAAGAGGAGACTGGTTTTGATGCCGAGCAAAATGGTGTGCAAGACTTGTCACACAGTATCATCTTTGAAATCTTCCCGCATTTCAGGCATCGTTATGCACCTGATGTCACTCATTGTAAAGAGCATTGGTTTAAAATGGTGCTTGATGAAGAAAAAATGCCATTACTGACTGAACATACAGAATTTTGTTGGTTAAGCCCAATTGAAGCGGCAAAACTCACAAAATCATGGAGTAACAGTCAGGCTATTTTAGAATTTGCTAATTAA
- a CDS encoding dimethyl sulfoxide reductase anchor subunit family protein, protein MHELPLVFFTVFGQSAAGLYLFAYLSKRVGWSSHEQLSRANMLAFVLMLIALVIGSLHVGQPLRFFNMLLGVGRSPMSNEALLSGIFFAFGAGILFFTFVVKHALLREVCNIGAAVFGLAFTWSIPQVYNIETVANWFTVFTTLQMWMTLFVGGGALAILMGAQRLGSIGFLLGAIIIFATRAAYVAFLGETGPALSAEQAGFWAFQLVVIALMLFIYPALLYRGRNSTFVLSICALAVIMAELSGRIAFYNLWQISM, encoded by the coding sequence ATGCACGAACTTCCACTTGTTTTTTTTACCGTTTTTGGTCAATCCGCTGCGGGGCTCTACTTGTTTGCTTATTTGAGCAAACGAGTGGGTTGGTCAAGTCACGAACAGTTATCTCGCGCAAATATGCTTGCGTTTGTCTTAATGCTTATCGCTTTAGTGATTGGAAGCTTGCATGTCGGGCAACCACTGCGCTTCTTTAATATGCTATTGGGCGTGGGGCGCTCACCAATGAGTAATGAAGCCTTATTGAGCGGGATCTTTTTCGCTTTTGGTGCCGGGATCCTATTTTTTACCTTCGTTGTCAAACACGCCCTATTACGAGAGGTATGTAATATTGGAGCCGCTGTTTTTGGGCTGGCATTCACATGGTCAATACCACAGGTGTATAACATTGAAACAGTAGCCAATTGGTTTACGGTTTTCACAACGTTGCAAATGTGGATGACACTGTTTGTTGGCGGTGGAGCGTTAGCGATCCTAATGGGGGCACAGCGACTCGGTTCAATCGGCTTTTTGCTCGGTGCGATTATTATTTTTGCAACAAGAGCCGCTTATGTTGCATTTCTCGGCGAAACGGGGCCCGCACTTAGCGCGGAACAAGCAGGTTTTTGGGCGTTTCAATTAGTGGTGATAGCGCTCATGTTGTTTATTTATCCTGCATTGTTATATCGAGGTCGAAATTCTACTTTTGTTCTGAGTATTTGTGCACTTGCCGTGATAATGGCCGAATTGTCAGGGCGAATTGCTTTTTATAACTTATGGCAGATAAGCATGTAA
- a CDS encoding YebC/PmpR family DNA-binding transcriptional regulator — MAGHSKWANTKHRKAAQDAKRGKIFTKIIRELVTAARLGGGDPATNPRLRAAVDKALSNNMTRDTLNRAIARGVGNDENDNMETIIYEGYGPGGTAVMVECLSDNRNRTVSEVRHAFTKTGGNLGTDGSVAYLFTKRGVITYAPGVDEDALMEAALEAGADDVETYDDGAIDVYTTPETFGDVKDALDAAGFTSEAAEVSMIPSTKAELDAETAPKLLRLIDMLEDSDDVQEVYHNGDISDEVAATL; from the coding sequence ATGGCAGGTCATAGTAAATGGGCCAATACCAAACATCGTAAAGCAGCCCAAGATGCTAAGCGCGGTAAGATTTTTACTAAAATTATCCGCGAATTAGTCACGGCAGCTCGTTTAGGTGGTGGTGATCCCGCAACAAACCCACGTTTACGTGCAGCGGTAGATAAAGCGTTATCTAACAACATGACTCGTGACACCTTAAACCGTGCAATTGCACGTGGTGTGGGTAATGATGAAAATGACAATATGGAAACCATCATTTATGAAGGTTATGGTCCTGGCGGTACAGCCGTTATGGTTGAATGCTTAAGCGATAACCGTAACCGTACTGTATCTGAAGTTCGCCATGCTTTCACTAAAACAGGTGGTAACTTAGGGACGGATGGCTCAGTTGCCTATCTGTTTACTAAGCGTGGTGTGATCACTTATGCACCGGGTGTAGATGAAGATGCTCTGATGGAAGCGGCATTAGAAGCGGGTGCTGATGACGTTGAAACATACGATGATGGCGCAATCGATGTGTATACTACACCTGAAACGTTCGGTGATGTTAAAGATGCACTGGATGCTGCTGGTTTTACCAGTGAAGCGGCTGAAGTTTCCATGATCCCATCAACCAAAGCAGAATTGGATGCTGAAACAGCACCAAAATTGTTACGCTTGATTGATATGTTGGAAGATTCTGACGACGTGCAAGAAGTTTACCATAATGGTGATATTTCTGACGAGGTCGCAGCGACACTGTAA
- a CDS encoding NUDIX domain-containing protein, with translation MSAKIIDKLGLLTVSEGKVAMVRSHNKDLFYIPGGKREQGETDEQALCREIQEELTLQLDAATIVFYGEFLGAADGKQDGTQVRIRCYFADFQGEPQPAAEIAELAWFTSDDLPRCSTTAATILSQLMQDGIIK, from the coding sequence ATGAGTGCTAAAATTATTGATAAGCTTGGGTTACTCACTGTATCTGAAGGCAAGGTTGCCATGGTGCGCTCTCACAACAAAGATTTGTTTTACATCCCAGGCGGGAAACGTGAACAAGGAGAAACAGATGAGCAAGCACTATGCCGGGAGATTCAAGAAGAATTAACGTTACAGTTAGATGCTGCCACCATTGTTTTTTATGGTGAATTCTTAGGGGCAGCTGATGGTAAACAAGATGGTACGCAAGTGCGTATTCGTTGTTACTTCGCTGATTTTCAAGGTGAACCACAGCCTGCCGCTGAAATTGCTGAGTTAGCTTGGTTCACCAGTGACGATTTGCCACGTTGCTCGACAACCGCCGCCACGATCCTATCCCAATTAATGCAAGATGGTATCATTAAATAA
- a CDS encoding DMSO/selenate family reductase complex B subunit: MKQYGFYFDSTKCTGCKTCQVSCKDEKDLDLGPKFRRVYEFGGGSWQQQDGIWQQNVYSYYLSISCNHCSNPTCVEGCPTGAMHKREQDGLVVVDQTICVGCRYCALRCPYGAPQYDEKKKLMSKCDGCYERVEKGMKPVCVESCPQRALDFDDIDLLRERHGQISGIAPMPDPSLTHPNIVIKPHKDAKPSGDKSGTLQNPREV, encoded by the coding sequence ATGAAACAGTATGGTTTTTATTTTGACTCGACCAAATGCACAGGATGTAAAACGTGTCAGGTGAGTTGCAAAGATGAGAAAGATTTAGATCTTGGCCCAAAATTTAGACGGGTTTATGAATTTGGCGGCGGCAGTTGGCAGCAACAAGACGGTATCTGGCAACAAAATGTATATAGCTATTATTTATCAATTTCATGCAATCACTGTTCGAACCCAACATGCGTTGAGGGGTGCCCTACGGGTGCGATGCATAAACGCGAACAAGATGGTCTTGTCGTTGTTGATCAAACTATTTGTGTTGGCTGTCGATATTGTGCGTTGCGCTGTCCTTATGGAGCGCCACAATATGATGAAAAGAAAAAGCTGATGAGTAAATGTGATGGCTGTTATGAACGGGTAGAAAAAGGCATGAAGCCAGTTTGTGTCGAGTCCTGTCCTCAACGCGCCCTTGATTTTGACGATATAGACCTGTTACGTGAGCGTCACGGACAAATCAGTGGGATTGCTCCAATGCCAGATCCAAGCTTAACGCATCCTAATATTGTGATTAAACCGCACAAAGATGCTAAGCCATCGGGGGATAAAAGCGGAACACTACAGAACCCTAGGGAGGTCTAA
- a CDS encoding MAPEG family protein, translated as MVSSLYAVLGALLLLRLSLNVVKLRNQYRIAYGDGGFYELQTAIRVHGNAIEYIPISLILLLLMEMNGAQVWMIHLCGLILIAGRLLHSYGLKNHDYSYRRSGMAATYLSMALMVIANTYYLPWLQIVSFNL; from the coding sequence ATGGTCAGCTCTTTATACGCTGTACTGGGTGCCTTACTGCTGCTTAGATTGTCCTTAAATGTTGTAAAGCTGCGTAACCAATACCGTATAGCTTATGGCGATGGCGGTTTTTATGAATTACAGACTGCAATTCGTGTTCATGGCAATGCTATCGAATACATTCCTATCTCCCTTATTTTATTGCTTTTAATGGAGATGAATGGTGCACAAGTTTGGATGATCCACCTTTGTGGGTTAATTTTAATTGCTGGTCGACTACTTCACTCCTACGGTTTAAAAAATCACGATTATTCATACCGTCGCTCAGGTATGGCCGCTACTTATCTTTCGATGGCATTAATGGTTATCGCCAATACTTATTACCTACCATGGCTACAGATCGTTTCATTTAATCTGTAA
- a CDS encoding DUF4377 domain-containing protein translates to MKKLLLASSMLMLLVGCQTVKTTDIDNNKTFYVDSTLADCMGVAPMKCMKVKENPNDDWQLFYNSIQGFEYQPGFSYILQVKQFDVPNPPADAPSIRYELVKIVEKK, encoded by the coding sequence ATGAAAAAACTGTTACTCGCGTCATCAATGCTAATGTTACTTGTTGGATGCCAAACCGTGAAAACCACAGATATTGATAACAATAAAACATTTTATGTTGACTCCACACTCGCTGACTGTATGGGTGTTGCGCCAATGAAATGCATGAAAGTGAAAGAAAATCCCAATGATGACTGGCAATTATTCTATAATTCTATCCAAGGTTTCGAATACCAGCCAGGCTTTTCATATATCTTGCAAGTTAAACAATTTGATGTACCAAACCCACCCGCTGATGCACCTAGCATCCGCTATGAGCTTGTAAAAATCGTTGAAAAGAAATAA
- the ruvA gene encoding Holliday junction branch migration protein RuvA encodes MIGRLRGIVLEKQPPIVLLELQGVGYEVHMPMTCFYELPDIGQEAIVFTHFVVREDAQLLYGFNDKQERALFKELIKVNGVGPKLALAILSGMSAQQFVSAIEQEAIASLVKLPGIGKKTAERLVVEMKDRFKGLNGDLFNQTSDINLPDVNSKLPSTADIEAEAAAALIALGYKPQEASRMVSKVAKPGSDSETLIRDALRAAL; translated from the coding sequence GTGATTGGTCGTTTACGTGGTATCGTATTAGAAAAGCAACCTCCAATAGTTCTGTTAGAACTTCAAGGGGTAGGTTATGAAGTTCATATGCCGATGACTTGTTTCTATGAACTACCTGATATTGGCCAAGAAGCAATTGTTTTTACTCACTTTGTCGTTCGCGAGGACGCTCAATTACTCTATGGTTTTAATGATAAGCAAGAAAGAGCGCTATTTAAGGAATTAATCAAAGTTAACGGTGTAGGGCCAAAGCTTGCATTAGCAATCTTATCGGGTATGTCTGCACAACAATTTGTTTCCGCGATTGAACAAGAAGCTATCGCATCATTGGTTAAGTTACCGGGGATCGGTAAAAAGACAGCAGAACGTTTAGTCGTTGAAATGAAAGACCGTTTCAAAGGGTTGAATGGCGATTTATTTAATCAAACTAGTGATATCAATTTACCTGATGTAAATAGCAAACTGCCAAGCACTGCTGATATCGAAGCTGAAGCAGCCGCAGCATTAATTGCACTAGGTTACAAACCACAAGAAGCCAGCCGTATGGTGAGCAAAGTGGCGAAGCCGGGTAGTGATTCTGAAACATTGATCCGTGATGCCCTACGTGCAGCACTCTGA
- the cmoA gene encoding carboxy-S-adenosyl-L-methionine synthase CmoA, which yields MSSQDPNHKDRLFSAPIANLGDWKFDEKVAEVFPDMIQRSVPGYSNIITMIGMLAGRFVKSNSHVYDLGCSLGAATLSIRRNITVENSKIIAIDNSPAMVERCRRHIDAYRAETPVEVIEGDIRDVNIENASMVVLNFTLQFLNPNDRLLLLEKIYRGLQPGGILVLSEKFNFEDGEIGDLLFNMHHDFKRANGYSELEISQKRSMLENVMLTDSVETHKARLKQVGFNHCEVWFQCFNFGSLLALKEA from the coding sequence ATGTCAAGTCAGGATCCCAACCACAAAGACCGCCTTTTTTCCGCACCGATTGCTAACCTTGGTGATTGGAAATTTGATGAAAAAGTCGCCGAAGTTTTCCCCGATATGATCCAGCGCTCTGTGCCAGGCTATTCCAATATTATTACCATGATTGGTATGCTTGCGGGCCGTTTTGTGAAATCCAACAGCCATGTTTATGATTTAGGCTGCTCATTAGGCGCAGCAACGCTCTCTATTCGACGCAACATTACGGTTGAGAATAGCAAAATTATTGCTATCGATAACTCCCCTGCAATGGTAGAACGATGCCGTCGCCATATCGATGCGTACCGTGCAGAGACCCCCGTTGAAGTCATTGAGGGGGATATTCGGGATGTGAATATTGAAAATGCATCAATGGTTGTGCTCAATTTCACCTTGCAGTTTCTTAACCCAAATGATCGCCTTCTATTACTTGAAAAAATATACCGTGGCTTACAACCCGGGGGCATTTTGGTTCTCTCTGAAAAGTTTAATTTTGAGGATGGTGAAATCGGTGATTTGCTGTTTAATATGCACCACGACTTCAAACGCGCAAATGGTTACAGTGAGCTAGAAATTAGCCAAAAACGTAGCATGTTAGAAAATGTGATGTTGACCGATTCAGTCGAAACGCACAAAGCGCGCTTAAAACAAGTTGGGTTTAACCACTGTGAAGTTTGGTTCCAATGTTTTAATTTCGGCTCACTGTTAGCGCTTAAAGAGGCCTAA